In Henningerozyma blattae CBS 6284 chromosome 7, complete genome, a single genomic region encodes these proteins:
- the TBLA0G02450 gene encoding phosphatidylinositol 4,5-bisphosphate-binding protein (similar to Saccharomyces cerevisiae SLM1 (YIL105C) and SLM2 (YNL047C); ancestral locus Anc_2.267): MSQNISKQERLSLPQSGTNQMPNLGTPNQPNNPPPQKNTMQSDVSDMLAQNQKNLQHLYSLQSSINTVNNALNNGSNDGDGNTQQIPYYLQLKQAYNNEELNEPDNELEDGTKPINQSKGAPHSGSNNLRYNSVSSNGNGNISSNNKLSLSPSNNINRYNSMNSINNRYNSITSNNNSNSNNNNNNNSKTPTHSLTSNIQFQGKNSLTSASIKSRARSSFQRQRSKQVALSMNKNKKYDPKNPLVIIIPYSAQPTEILASRFDAWRNVIKSLITYLTETSSIQDEIVRQQLRLTHAIQFPFFSLEQHNPQGNEAKANQKFFLPLGHGSIQDLPTILNQYHGSLATNASKMSKELTNEVIPRLEYLRRDLLIKIKEIKLLESDFKNSCGKELQQTKQDMKRFQDSVEEWNNLSKVNDIAAATQTNTNKNKYQDPYITKLILDKQIKRQITEENFLHEAFDNLESSGCELEKVVVMEIQNALTIYAKLLGQQSQLVFDSLISRLDMGFFSKDPQYEWDDFIERDSNFIELDLPQRKLQMINYKNQFDPFTYEIRSGYLEKRSKFLKSYSRGYFVLTPCYLHEFKTADRKKDLVPVMSLNLIDCTITESSKKELNENKFILHEKQNGLIKRGHNWVFKGETYNIMMQWFQDLKTITQINNIADRKQYVCNRLNLDESGKPIILRHSSTHTTKGASNNTANNNHTSMKNIRVSSTASNGTVNHSKIKSPITNSTNNSAGGNYNNTTLANNRGVSNISTKAEKASITITPVTTSDNNENYNINRVSNSCSTAGNTSSNINLTTMVSNSTITNHSTPSVNAPPIPSSGDISTPSSRKYRDRTNTSTSITTNNSTNEMTTNTSTSTPNVTKTVEENYRNLEENNDSFVSVNNVLNGTIPSSSSHTTDNPSVTLGYATSGLTNASMKSTTTLEINTATSVNTNSITTSTTTNNNNLNSRSINPFIQTTISTPTTGTNENLMIDTPPTTATLNSPYQKISSSNNNSPRINTVRPTVNTNSTGNSSVSGNSGNNNNNLVNSKVPIVQQQAQLQHQAQLQQQIQKSSQHQSPNGVNNMNRSRASSANGYPANVMNASIGMNPNINHINTRSRTNSNVVSINSTTYSTTASSPVTNSSENHVNNTNISLKHKNSPNIQKINSSTSGTASLKQQPQQLQQLAPAQIIQQTLPTQQVQQLPQVPLQSPPLQKAPSIPMPQLKQTQSQSQQKQQVLQQQQQQQLSSKQNARSKIPLHNQSQHSGQHNGIHSHTSHGHTQRQPSSHGRNHKRMMSTGSSNSQTTNITMTKSNTLSQQSTNKGGNSPQQHYSYHSSQQQQQQQHSSTRLNHTNSAPSSPIAKNQSKTTGSSSKSSSNALKSFLLQKKNNKA; encoded by the coding sequence atgtcacagaatatttcaaaacaaGAAAGGTTATCACTACCACAATCTGGAACTAACCAAATGCCGAATCTTGGAACTCCTAACCAACCAAATAATCCTCCACCACAGAAAAATACTATGCAATCTGATGTTTCAGATATGCTTGCACAAAACCAGAAAAACTTACAACATTTGTACTCACTTCAGAGTAGTATAAATACAGTGAATAATGCTTTAAATAATGGTTCCAACGATGGTGATGGAAATACTCAACAAATACCCTATTATCTTCAGCTGAAACAAGCTTacaataatgaagaattaaatgagCCAGACAATGAATTAGAGGACGGAACTAAACCAATAAACCAGAGTAAAGGTGCTCCGCATTCAGGCTCCAATAATTTAAGGTACAATAGTGTATCAAGTAATGGCAATGGCAATATTTCGAGCAATAATAAACTAAGCTTAAGTCCCAGCAACAATATAAACCGATATAACAGCATGAACAGTATAAATAACAGATATAATAGTATTACTAGTAACAATAATTCCAATAgcaacaataacaataataataattccaaaaCTCCAACACATTCGTTGACctcaaatattcaattccAAGGTAAAAACTCATTAACATCGGCTTCTATTAAATCAAGGGCACGCTCATCATTCCAAAGGCAAAGGTCAAAACAAGTGGCATTATCAAtgaacaaaaataaaaaatatgatcCGAAAAATCCTttggttattattatccCTTATTCTGCACAACCCACAGAGATACTTGCGTCAAGATTTGATGCTTGGAGAAATGTgataaaatctttaataactTATTTAACAGAAACATCTTCAATCCAGGATGAAATTGTAAGGCAGCAGTTACGTTTAACTCATGCCATACAATTTCCATTTTTCTCTCTCGAACAGCATAATCCTCAAGGAAATGAAGCTAAAGCCAACCAAAAATTCTTCCTTCCTTTAGGTCATGGATCAATTCAAGATTTACCTACTATCTTAAACCAATATCATGGATCTCTCGCGACTAATGCTTCTAAAATGTCTAAAGAATTAACTAATGAGGTGATTCCTAGATTAGAATATTTGAGAagagatttattaataaagataaaggAAATTAAATTACTAGAATcagattttaaaaatagttGTGGTAAAGAGTTACAACAAACTAAACAAGATATGAAAAGATTTCAAGATTCTGTCGAAGAATGGAATAATCTTTCGAAAGTGAATGATATAGCGGCTGCTACTCAAACCAAtacaaacaaaaacaaatatcAAGATCCatatattacaaaattaattttagataaacaaattaaaagacAAATTAcagaagaaaattttttacaCGAAGCATTTGATAACCTAGAATCTTCAGGGtgtgaattagaaaaagtTGTTGTTATGGAAATCCAAAATGCACTAACAATTTATGCAAAATTATTAGGCCAGCAGTCACAATTAGTTTTCGATTCTTTAATCTCTAGATTAGACATGGGATTCTTTTCTAAAGATCCTCAATATGAATGGGATGACTTCATTGAAAGggattcaaattttattgaacTAGATTTACCTCAGAGAAAACTACAGATGATTAACtataaaaatcaatttgatCCTTTTACATATGAGATTAGATCTGGATATTTGGAGAAAAGATCTAAATTCTTAAAATCTTATTCTCGGGGCTATTTTGTCCTAACCCCCTGTTATTTGcatgaatttaaaacagCAGATAGGAAGAAAGATTTGGTGCCTGTTATGTCcctaaatttaattgattgtACTATTACAGAGAGCTcgaaaaaagaattaaatgaaaataaatttattttgcatgaaaaacaaaacgGTTTGATCAAAAGGGGTCATAATTGGGTTTTCAAAGGTGAAACATATAATATCATGATGCAATGGTTCCAAGACTTAAAAACTATTactcaaataaataatatcgCTGACAGAAAGCAATACGTTTGTAACCGATTAAATTTGGATGAAAGTGGTAAACCTATTATATTGAGACATAGCAGTACTCATACTACAAAGGGAGCTAGTAATAATACTGCCAACAATAACCATACATCTATGAAGAATATTAGAGTTTCTAGCACTGCCTCAAATGGAACAGTTAATCATTCTAAGATCAAATCTCCAATCACGAATTCTACCAATAATTCAGCTGGAGGTAATTATAACAATACGACGTTAGCTAATAACAGGGGAGTTAGTAATATATCAACAAAAGCGGAGAAAGCttcaataacaataactcCTGTGACTACatctgataataatgaaaactATAATATCAATAGAGTTTCTAATTCCTGTTCGACTGCAGGAAATACTTCTAGTAACATCAATCTTACTACAATGGTCTCAAATTCTACTATTACTAATCATTCTACTCCATCAGTAAATGCACCACCTATTCCATCATCTGGTGATATAAGTACACCATCTTCTAGGAAATATAGAGATAGAACAAATACATCTACAAGTATTACAACGAATAACTCTACAAACGAAATGACTACTAATACTTCTACTTCTACTCCGAACGTTACTAAGACAGTTGAAGAAAACTATCGTAATCTTGAAGAGAATAATGATTCTTTTGTCTCGGTAAATAATGTTTTGAACGGAACAATTCCAAGTTCTTCTAGTCATACTACTGATAATCCATCTGTCACTCTAGGCTATGCAACTTCTGGTTTGACAAATGCAAGTATGAAAAGTACTACCACCCTAGAAATTAATACAGCAACTTCGGTGAATACTAATTCGATTACTACTTctactactactaataataataatctgAATTCAAGAAGTATTAACCCTTTTATTCAAACCACTATTAGTACTCCCACCACCGGGACCAATGAAAATCTTATGATCGATACCCCACCTACAACTGCAACATTAAATTCCCcatatcaaaaaatttcaagTAGCAATAACAACAGTCCACGCATCAATACAGTCCGGCCAACTGTCAATACTAATTCGACAGGAAATTCAAGTGTAAGCGGTAATAGTggtaacaataataataatctagTAAATTCAAAAGTACCAATTGTTCAACAACAAGCCCAACTTCAACATCAAGCCCAACTTCAAcaacaaatacaaaaatcCTCTCAGCATCAATCTCCAAATGGagtaaataatatgaacCGTTCCCGAGCTAGTAGTGCCAATGGATACCCTGCTAACGTTATGAATGCTAGTATAGGAATGaatccaaatattaatcataTTAATACACGTTCACGTACAAATAGTAACGTCGTGTCAATTAATAGTACAACATATAGTACTACTGCAAGCTCACCTGTGACTAATTCATCTGAAAATCATGTGaacaatactaatattagTCTTAAACACAAAAATAGTcctaatattcaaaaaattaatagcTCTACTTCTGGAACTGCTTCTTTGAAACAGCAACCACAACAACTACAGCAATTAGCTCCAGCGCAAATAATCCAACAAACATTACCAACACAACAAGTGCAACAATTACCCCAAGTACCATTGCAGTCACCACCACTTCAAAAAGCACCATCAATTCCAATGCCCCAATTGAAGCAGACACAATCTCAATCTCAACAAAAACAGCAAGTACTacagcaacaacagcagCAGCAATTATCATCTAAACAAAATGCTAGATCAAAGATCCCTTTGCACAATCAATCTCAACACTCCGGCCAACATAATGGCATACATAGTCATACTAGTCATGGCCACACACAAAGGCAGCCTTCATCCCATGGACGTAATCACAAGCGAATGATGAGTACAGGAAGTAGTAATAGCCAAACTACCAATATTACCATGACCAAAAGCAATACATTAT